The genomic region GACAAGCGTTTCCAGGCCCTGCAAAGAAGGCCATTCAGGTGACAGGATCGTTATTCGGATTTGAGCATCCGTTGAGCGAAACCCGTCGGGCCTGCCCGGGTCAGTCGGGCATCAGCGTTTCGACGAGGGTTTCCTGCAGTGCGCCGAGCCAGAGATACGCCATCACCATCGGCTTGCGCGGATCGCTGTCGGGGAGCCGGTAGAGCGATCCGTCCTGCCCCTCGTCCTCGTCGGACACCTCCAGACGGGTGCCGATGGTGAGCCGGAGGTCGTTGAGGGAGCCCAGCCAGTGGTGGCACTCCTCGGGGGTGAGGGTGAGCACCGCGCCGCTGTCCGCCACGGGCGCGAGCGCGTCGAGCGACCGCACGACGGCGAGGGCGTCCTCGCGCTTGCGGGTGCGCAGGTCGTTCTCGGTGAAGCGGCGGAACTCGGCGGAGGCCTCGCGCAGCTCCTTGTCCTCGTCGCCGTACGCCTCGGGGAAGAGCCGGGCCAGGGCGGGGTCGGCCGGCGGTTCGCTGGGCCCCTCGGCGAAGAGGGCGGCGAGCGGGTCCTCGCCCTCGGCGGGCTGATCGCCCGGGCCGATGAGTTCGAGCAGCTGGACGGCGAGGGAGCGCAGGATGGCGACCTCGACCTCGTCGAGCGCGACGGACGCGCCGCCGCCTGGGGTGGCCTGGAAGTGGCCGGCCATGAATTCTCCGATGGTGGGTCGGACGGAGGGCAGCGGTCGGGTCAGTTGCGGTCCTGGGTCAGCGTGGCCCAGAGCCCGTAGCCGTGCATGGCCTGGACGTCGCGCTCCATCTCCTCGCGGCTGCCGCTGGAGACGACCGCGCGGCCCTTCTGGTGGACGTCGAGCATCAGCTTGTGCGCCTTGTCCTTCGAGTAGCCGAAGTAGGCCTGGAAGACATACGTCACATAGCTCATGAGGTTGACCGGGTCGTTGTGCACCAGCGTCACCCAGGGAACATCGGGCTCAGGGACGGCGAAGGTCTCCTCGGCCGATTCGGGACGTTCGATCTCTACGGGGGCAGCAACGCTCACCTACCCCATGCTGCCACCAGAGAGGGCCCCACGCACAAACGGCGCCCCCATCTCGTCAGTTTGACGAATAGGGAGTAGCATCCCCGGCATGAACTCAGCGGACCTTGGGCGACGGGTCGGTGTGCCGTCGACCGCGCTCTTCACCGACCAGTACGAGCTCACGATGGTGCAGGCCGCACTGAAGGCCGGCACCGCGGACCGGCGCTCCGTATTCGAGGCCTTCACCCGCCGGCTGCCCGAGGGCCGGCGCTACGGCGTCGTCGCGGGCACCGGGCGGGTGCTGGACGCGGTGGAGAACTTCCACTTCGACGACGAGATGCTCGCCTTCCTGCGCGACCAGCGGGTCGTGGACGCCCGCACCGTCGACTGGCTTGCCGACTACCGCTTCAGCGGGGACATCTGGGGTTACCCGGAGGGCGAGGTCTACTTCCCGGGCTCGCCGCTCCTGCGGGTCGAGGGCTCCTTCGCGGAGTGCGTGCTGCTGGAGACCGTGATCCTGTCGATCCTGAACCACGACTCGGCGATCGCCGCCGCGGCGTCCCGGATGTCGGCCGCCGCGGGCGGCCGCAGGCTCATCGAGATGGGCGCGCGGCGCACGCACGAGCTGTCGGCGGTGGCCTCGGCCCGCGCCGCGTACATCGGCGGCTTCCACACCACCTCGGACCTCGCGGCCGGCTTCCGCTACAACATCCCGACCGTCGGGACGAGC from Streptomyces sp. QL37 harbors:
- a CDS encoding DUF2017 domain-containing protein; its protein translation is MAGHFQATPGGGASVALDEVEVAILRSLAVQLLELIGPGDQPAEGEDPLAALFAEGPSEPPADPALARLFPEAYGDEDKELREASAEFRRFTENDLRTRKREDALAVVRSLDALAPVADSGAVLTLTPEECHHWLGSLNDLRLTIGTRLEVSDEDEGQDGSLYRLPDSDPRKPMVMAYLWLGALQETLVETLMPD
- the clpS gene encoding ATP-dependent Clp protease adapter ClpS — its product is MSVAAPVEIERPESAEETFAVPEPDVPWVTLVHNDPVNLMSYVTYVFQAYFGYSKDKAHKLMLDVHQKGRAVVSSGSREEMERDVQAMHGYGLWATLTQDRN